ggctagcaatgtgcgctagtaaagtaaataaagtcaattttgatttaatgCAGGCTTTAATGGTCCTAAAGACAGACTTGAGTTGCCTATAATTCTAATTTAGTTCATTTGTGAGACTCAGAATACAATTTATTTGGGTTAAGATAGTGTTTCAGTGTgtcatgtggtgtgtgtgtttgtctattaGGGCGTTATTTCAGCAGTACGGTTTGAAATACACAGCCGTCATCCCCACCAACATGTTCGGACCCCATGACAACTACAACATTGAGGACGGTCACGTGATGCCGGGGTTGATCCACAAGACGTACCTGGCCAAGAGTGAGACTCGTTTAACTCACAATCACATTCAGAGCATCTCACATGTTCACAGGGTgaatgatgtgtgtttgtgttgtagagGAAGGTACACCTCTGCAGGTCTGGGGCTCGGGTCGCGCTCTGCGGCAGTTCATCTATTCTCTGGATCTGGCTCGTCTGTTTCTGTGGGTTCTGAGGGAGTACGACGAGGTGGAGCCCATCATTCTGTCAGGTACTCCAGCTGTGTTTGACGTCACACGTGTTGGGTCTGTTTCATCAGAGCTCATTGGTTGATCATGTTTCTTCGTTTCTTTGTCTAGTCGGGGAGGAGGATGAGTTGACTGTAAAGGATGCTGTGGACGCTGTGGTGGAAGCGTTCAGGTTTGAAGGGGAAGTTAttgtatcctttttttttttaatacagctaATAGTAGGTTTCATGGGGTGCATGCACCTGGccctaagttaacttccggttttgtatttgtttatcagtctggctatggcTCTGTCTACAAatgcagttaaagttaaggtgatgagtagactgaagttgggctcaggtggttgtgctgtgggatgtgtttcccatacatttatttatttgtggcgctcacaatatcaaaactgaccgattttccaaaaggcttcatTGAATAAACAGTATTCTACTCTAGATATAAGACTtataatctactctagagggactactgtagctgttgttattgattctatttggaagtctaccggaagttaagttagggccacaaaagcgtttgtttatgttgttgccgttgaaaccgtCTATAGAACAGCAATCTTCTGTGGAACAGAGATAAGGTATCTTGTAGATTAGAGTTGAGTTGTTGAGCTATGAATAGCAACataagcaccataaaagtagtccatgacAGAATGAACTAACCCTCAAAGCATTCGTTCACAGACTTACAGCCGAACCTTAACTAAGCGCTCTCAGTATGACACTAGTAAATCAGATGGTCAGATCAAGAAAACCGCCAGTAACGCCAAACTACGCAAATACCTGCCAGACTTCAAGTTCACGCCGTTCAAACAAGGTGATCAGCAAGAGATTCAGCATTTATGTTTTTCCAATATTAGTAAAGAGAAGAATCTTaatagatgtttttcttttttttcccagctaTCCTGGAGACTTGTGATTGGTTTGCAGCCAATTTTGACTCCGCCCGTAAATGAAGATCTTTACATCTGATTGGCTGTGGGGAGTTTAAACAACTAAAGCCTGACTGATCCAACATGTTCAACAACAAAATTGTAGTATTATTTAGCTCTTTAGCTTTATTGTTTGTTTCAggttttaataaaacatacattttatgtgGCATATATACCATGACCAGTGTCATACATTTTTCTACCACTGCTATTTTCTGGGTTttatactatactgtatattcaaaaataaaccttttttttttaataataatgttaatgtccTCTTCTTTTTGCAGTACTTTGGTAATATTATGGGGTTTCCAAATCATGTTATATAACTATTTTAAGCtctataatacattattttaaataattgttatatatatatatatatatatatatatatatatttttttttttttttttataatttttttttacaaaaaatttcaattttttaatgtatataataaattgttttaattatatgtattttatttttttacaccttTGGACTTTGaggtgatttttttatgtttttatttttaatttttattaggaTTGTATTTTGTGATATGCATTGGTTCaatccagcaggtggcgctatttCAGTATCTTCAATGACATAATTTGAAGCCAGAAtaatttcattgatttttattgattgtGCATGTGCATTACCAGTCAACAGTTGGACACACctactttttcttttcattaacattttctacattttaaaattaatggtAAAGTCTTCATTATAAGTCTGCAATTACACAAATGTAAGTCTGGGAATGATTGTAGTGAGAATATATTGGaacaaaatcaacaaattagcatttgttttaacattaaattagttacattacaaagttaacattattttaacatttcaccacataaaatatattggGACCTTGTGTGTTCAAACGTTTTTGTAGCTACTGATTTATGTATGATGCGTTTATGAATCCATGGCTCCAGTCCAGCAGGTGTCAGTGTATCTGCTTGTAGTTTCGTATATGTAAGTAAGGAAGAACACGTTGTCCATGTGACAGACGCTGATCTGATTCACACGGAGCTGCTGAAGCTGTATTAAACTAAGAATGAATCTATCAGAGAGTTCAGTCAGAAGTAGCGACTCTCCAGCTCTTCAGTGTGTGAGTAGCTGCTGTGAACTCTGTGACTGTATGCTGTTTGCTGAACAGATGCCAGCAGCATCACATTACATCTTTATTAACGTGAAGTAATGTTTGCTTTGAGTTCAGGATGTGTCTCAGCTGAAGATCGGGTTCATCGGAGCGGGAAACATGGCGTTTGGAATAGCGCAGGGCATCATCGCGTCAGGTGCGTTTGCGATTACGTCACTTTAAATGTGCATGACGTCAGTGAGAATTCTGGCAGCATCCAAGATCCTGTCAGCTGCACAGATAAATATCAACTAGTttaactactatatatatatatatatatgtgtgtgtgtgtgtgtgtgtgtgtgtgtgtgtgtgtgtgtgtgtgtgtgtttgttacatGGACTACTgtattacagaaaaaaactaacataaataacaaaacaaacaaaatatgcagGCACTAAAAGTAGTGTTGTTTAATCTTGAAGAgttaactttattaaaacaaacgGAGACATGAAAATTACAGTGATAATAAAATTAGTTTCTGTGCTTTTTACTGACATTCTGTACTGTTTTTGTGTTATAGGGAAGGTTCCACCCAGTAATATAACTATTAGCGCTCCATCCATGAACAACCTTCCTCGCTTTCAGGTACGTCATGTGACTTTATAAGAACATGCAGTTCCATAAAAGTCAAGAAatgtaatgtgtgtatatatattatattattattattattatattgtaatttaaaataaaattgtttagcATAATGCCTATTTTCATTGAATTTTATGATActtaaaatgcacattattttacaatacattaacataataagatatataaaataacaataaaaaaattgttaaatcaaaaattgtgataaaataattaattgggtccTAATGGGTTGATTTCCATTACTGGAGTACAGGAAGCAACAGAGTTATGAAAAAATGTGAACTGTGGCCCTAATGTTTCTTAATGAAATTCACCTGCATTTTAAATAGATCCACACCTGAATTCTTTCAAGAAGCTAGAAATGTAATACTTTTGGTAGTGATATCTGGAGTAGATGACGGACACCTTGAAGgtatactccatcccaaaatgaaaattttgtcattaatcacttacccccatgtcgttccaaacccgtaaaagctttgttcgtcttcagaacacaatttaagatattttggatgaaaaccgggaggcttgtgactgtcccatagactgacaaataaataacagtgtcaaggtccaggaaaatatgaaaagcatcgtcagaatactccatctgccatcagtgattcaaccgtaacgttgtgaagcgacgagaatactttttgtacacgaagaaaacaaaaataacgactttattcaacaatttctctcctctgtgtctctccaaatcagcgtagcgccattttgacaattctgagcaATACGCAggtggcgtacactcttctgtgtcagccgcgccacaaggatacgtttattacatgtatttacgctttggtttgaaacaAAACAGCGCATCGACGCAAGCGCGAAGaagactattctgacgatgcttttcatacttttctggaccttgacactgttatttatttgtcagtctatgggacagtcacaagcctcccggttttcatccaaaatatcttaaattgtgttccgaagatgaacaaagtttttacaggttttgaacgacatggaggtaagtgaataatgacaaaattttcattttggggtggagtaaccctttaacgcGTCATTTCTGTGACAGGTTTGTGTGAATGTTTTGACAGGAGAGAGGAGTTTCTATCACTCACGCGAATGACGAGGTTGTCGATCGCTCTCGGTTGGTCTTCCTGGCCGTCAAACCTCACCTCGTCCCAAAGGTGCTGAATGGAATCTCCGGGAATGTCACTCAGGAACACATCATCGTTTCCATGGCAGCCGGAATCACTCTAGAAACACTTGAGGAGGTGAGGGTTTACACAACTAACAATTTCTGATTTCCCAGAACATTCCCAGAAAGATTGCTTTTGCCAAGtcaggtttttgttgttgtttggtttgtAGAATTTTATTCTAATGCTCCCCTAACTTTACACTAAAGTTCCCCTATCCTTTATCGTTAGTTCATCTCGTTTCTTAGATATTAGTACTTTTATCATAAACAATTATCATAaaactgtattatatttatatatagaccTGTAACAaccctgttttgttttaatttattgtttaattaatatataatgatGAACACATCAACCATCATGGAAGATTCGCCTGAAtaagatttaatttttcattatttacggGGTAAGTTACCCAGAGTTTACATTTCTTCAGCATCaaataataatgactgttttttaaaatgttacatttatccatagacattaaaaataaaaataaaaaatcattatttggcTAAAAGTAAAGTTTTCCTCAGTGCATTTATTTCTTACCTCTAATAGTTTCGGTCTGTAAACAAAAGCTTCTCGATTAGCACCATGTTCTCTTAAACATGGGCGCGATCTCTCCGAAATCATATTTGCTCtcagaaatatattaattataagcatttatttaataaagagaTCGATAAAC
The sequence above is drawn from the Cyprinus carpio isolate SPL01 chromosome B20, ASM1834038v1, whole genome shotgun sequence genome and encodes:
- the LOC109113541 gene encoding GDP-L-fucose synthase-like, producing MDGSVGPMRVLVTGGSGLVGRAIERVVKEGEGREGEEWIFLSSKDANLVSAEETRAVFQKHRPTHVIHLAAMVGGLYKNMRQNLDFWRNNLHINDNVLHTSQEFGVVKVVSCLSTCVFPDNTTYPLDETMMHNGVPHESNYGYAYAKRMIDVHNRALFQQYGLKYTAVIPTNMFGPHDNYNIEDGHVMPGLIHKTYLAKKEGTPLQVWGSGRALRQFIYSLDLARLFLWVLREYDEVEPIILSVGEEDELTVKDAVDAVVEAFRFEGEVIYDTSKSDGQIKKTASNAKLRKYLPDFKFTPFKQAILETCDWFAANFDSARK